A window of Streptomyces sp. DG1A-41 contains these coding sequences:
- a CDS encoding TetR family transcriptional regulator — protein MNLRERKKQRTRDALLRAALELFATRGYEETTVDDIAAAVDVSQRTFFRYFAGKEETAFYVTRLAESQVVEAVRARPPGEAPLEALRRALLESWDAINETIEEIVPVDLHMRVYRVIESTPALLAAHLRRAAEVEEELARIIAEREGLDVNEDPRPRIVVALFGGVIRVTERLWSAGDDLSLEGMRQLTATYLDQVGPALAGNWRTTQTL, from the coding sequence TTGAACCTGCGCGAACGCAAGAAGCAGCGCACCCGGGACGCGCTGCTGCGGGCCGCCCTGGAACTGTTCGCCACGCGCGGGTACGAGGAGACGACCGTCGACGACATCGCCGCCGCCGTCGACGTCTCCCAGCGCACGTTCTTCCGCTACTTCGCCGGCAAGGAGGAGACGGCGTTCTACGTGACGCGCCTCGCGGAGTCGCAGGTCGTCGAGGCCGTACGGGCCCGCCCGCCGGGCGAGGCCCCGCTGGAGGCGCTGCGCCGGGCCCTGCTGGAGAGCTGGGACGCGATCAACGAGACGATCGAGGAGATCGTGCCGGTCGACCTCCATATGCGCGTGTACCGGGTGATCGAGTCGACGCCCGCGCTGCTCGCCGCCCATCTGCGGCGGGCGGCGGAAGTGGAGGAGGAGCTCGCGCGCATCATCGCCGAGCGCGAGGGGCTCGACGTGAACGAGGATCCGCGGCCCAGAATCGTCGTGGCCCTCTTCGGCGGGGTGATTCGCGTCACCGAGCGGCTGTGGTCCGCGGGGGACGACCTCAGCCTCGAGGGAATGCGCCAACTGACCGCCACCTACCTCGATCAGGTGGGTCCCGCCCTGGCCGGGAACTGGCGTACGACTCAAACCCTTTAG
- a CDS encoding alpha/beta hydrolase family protein, which produces MTSFDTTPQLNVWRALLALAVVFVMLATTGWTALRNQRGDTPLQASLSAWEDGRIGGHRLPDPQSQPTKLARFFASLTERDRASLVRKYPLAVGNMNGAPLELRYRANRIALDQARDVERERMHDGRLTPAGKHEAGRRMHRFEDLMEKGRHILAFDPEGSGRVAEVFGDLREAERVSVVVPGVDTDLLTFQRTQRKYAAPVGMAESLYAAERAASPSTRTAVIAWADYTAPSGLGIDSATAMRAEEGAVRLNALVRALPGSSPVSLFCHSYGSVVCGVAAHSLPGRVSDIAVAGSPGMRVEKAAQLHTTARVWAMRDADDWIQDVPYLEVGGLGHGADPVSAGFGARVLSAQGAKGHAGYFEPGTASLMNFAEIGVGAYRSVHCAHEFGVCRTGLSGTAAA; this is translated from the coding sequence GTGACTTCCTTCGACACCACCCCGCAACTGAACGTCTGGCGCGCACTGCTCGCTCTGGCCGTCGTGTTCGTGATGCTGGCGACCACCGGCTGGACGGCCCTGCGCAACCAGCGGGGCGACACACCGCTCCAGGCCTCGCTGTCCGCCTGGGAGGACGGCCGGATCGGCGGTCACCGGCTGCCGGACCCGCAGTCCCAGCCGACGAAGCTGGCCCGTTTCTTCGCCTCGCTCACCGAGCGGGACCGCGCGAGCCTGGTCCGCAAGTACCCGCTAGCGGTCGGCAACATGAACGGCGCCCCGTTGGAACTGCGCTACCGCGCCAATCGCATCGCGCTCGACCAGGCACGCGACGTCGAGCGGGAACGCATGCACGACGGCCGTCTCACCCCGGCCGGGAAGCACGAGGCCGGCCGCCGGATGCACCGCTTCGAAGACCTCATGGAGAAGGGCCGCCACATCCTCGCCTTCGATCCCGAGGGCTCCGGGCGGGTGGCGGAGGTCTTCGGCGACCTGCGCGAGGCGGAACGGGTCTCGGTCGTCGTGCCCGGCGTGGACACCGACCTGCTCACCTTCCAGCGCACCCAGCGCAAGTACGCGGCGCCCGTCGGCATGGCCGAGTCCCTGTACGCGGCCGAGCGGGCGGCGAGCCCCTCGACCCGTACGGCCGTGATCGCCTGGGCCGACTACACGGCACCCAGCGGACTCGGTATCGACTCGGCCACGGCGATGCGCGCCGAGGAGGGGGCCGTACGGCTGAACGCGCTGGTGCGGGCGCTGCCGGGCAGCTCGCCGGTCTCGCTGTTCTGCCACAGCTACGGCTCCGTGGTGTGCGGGGTCGCCGCGCACTCGCTGCCGGGCCGGGTGTCCGACATCGCGGTGGCCGGCAGCCCCGGCATGCGCGTCGAGAAGGCCGCCCAGCTGCACACCACCGCCCGGGTGTGGGCGATGCGGGACGCCGACGACTGGATCCAGGACGTGCCGTATCTGGAGGTCGGGGGGCTGGGCCACGGGGCCGACCCGGTGTCCGCCGGGTTCGGTGCGCGGGTGCTGTCGGCGCAGGGTGCGAAGGGTCACGCCGGCTACTTCGAGCCGGGCACGGCAAGTTTGATGAATTTCGCAGAGATCGGCGTTGGCGCATACCGCTCGGTGCACTGCGCGCACGAATTCGGCGTCTGCCGGACCGGTTTGTCCGGCACGGCGGCGGCCTGA
- a CDS encoding potassium channel family protein, producing the protein MQQQSARLRWEQHTQRPLFGLALTFAVAYAVPIVRPDASRDVVAVCTAVEWVVWGAFALDYVIRLVLAEQRLEFVRTHWLDLGAVLLPLLQPMRLLRLVSTLLLVGQRARMASQIRLTTYVAGAVVGLLMFGSLAVLSAERDSPDGNIRTLGDAVWWSFTTMTTVGYGDHAPTTGLGRMLAVGLMLSGIALLGVVTANIAAWFIARFDKDDVEERRQTEAIRELAEEVRALRGELAALKGTPVE; encoded by the coding sequence ATGCAGCAGCAGTCGGCCCGACTCCGTTGGGAACAGCACACGCAGCGGCCCCTCTTCGGCCTGGCCCTGACGTTCGCCGTCGCCTATGCCGTGCCGATCGTCCGGCCCGACGCGAGCCGGGACGTGGTGGCCGTGTGCACGGCCGTCGAGTGGGTGGTGTGGGGCGCGTTCGCACTCGACTACGTCATACGGCTCGTGCTCGCCGAGCAGCGGCTGGAGTTCGTACGGACGCACTGGCTCGACCTGGGCGCGGTGTTGCTGCCGCTGCTACAGCCCATGCGGTTGCTGCGACTGGTGTCGACGCTGCTGCTGGTCGGGCAGCGGGCTCGGATGGCCTCGCAGATAAGGCTCACGACGTATGTCGCCGGTGCGGTGGTCGGGCTGCTGATGTTCGGGTCGCTGGCGGTGCTGTCGGCGGAGCGGGACTCGCCGGACGGGAACATTCGGACGCTGGGTGACGCGGTGTGGTGGTCGTTCACGACGATGACGACCGTGGGGTACGGGGATCACGCGCCGACCACCGGGTTGGGGCGGATGCTCGCGGTGGGGTTGATGCTGTCCGGGATCGCTCTGCTGGGTGTGGTGACGGCGAACATCGCGGCGTGGTTCATCGCGCGGTTCGACAAGGACGATGTGGAGGAGCGGCGGCAGACGGAGGCGATACGGGAGTTGGCGGAGGAGGTTCGGGCGTTGCGGGGGGAGTTGGCGGCGTTGAAGGGGACGCCCGTCGAGTAG
- a CDS encoding small hydrophobic protein: MMASFGHGTRRHPRSRGRTWSRTGPDRATLGIIGVICAIAGFFVLGIILGPAAIVCGWLAMGRTWSGSRPATAVVALILGAIDTLLAIIWLAGATTPGNGMLL, translated from the coding sequence ATGATGGCGAGCTTCGGACACGGTACGCGCAGGCACCCCCGCTCACGTGGCCGGACGTGGTCACGGACCGGGCCGGATCGCGCGACGCTCGGAATCATCGGAGTCATCTGCGCGATCGCCGGATTCTTCGTGCTGGGGATCATCCTCGGCCCCGCGGCGATCGTCTGCGGCTGGCTCGCCATGGGCCGCACCTGGTCGGGCTCCCGCCCGGCCACGGCCGTGGTCGCCCTGATCCTGGGCGCCATCGACACGCTCCTGGCCATCATCTGGCTGGCCGGAGCGACAACTCCGGGCAACGGCATGCTGTTGTGA
- a CDS encoding MFS transporter, whose product MTSQTTIDTTGSGGNVPATPSGATPGKGLRGHPWLTLITVAVGVMMVALDGTIVAIANPAIQKDLGATFAQVQWITNGYFLALAVSLITAGKLGDRFGHRQTFLIGVVGFAAASGAIGLSDSIALVVTFRVLQGLFGALLMPAALGLLRATFPADKLNMAIGIWGMVIGASTAGGPILGGVLVEHVNWQSVFFINVPVGVLAVVLGVWILLDHRAENAPRSFDLPGIALLSAAMFCLVWALIKAPEWGWGDSRTWAFVIASVVGFALFAFWETKVREPLIPLALFRSVPLSAGVVLMILMAIAFMGGLFFVTFYLQNVHGMSPIDAGLHLLPLTGMMIVGSPLAGAMITKVGPRIPLAGGMTLTAIAMYGMSTLETDTGSGLMSLWFALLGLGLAPVMVGATEVIVGNAPMELSGVAGGLQQAAMQIGGSLGTAVLGAVMASKVDSDLAGNWEKAGLPPLTSEQEHQASEAVQVGVPPVAPGTPDAIAAKITGVAHDTFISGMSAASLVAAGVAVVAVLVAFLTKRGENAGAGAGAAHI is encoded by the coding sequence ATGACTAGTCAGACCACCATCGACACGACGGGGTCGGGGGGCAACGTACCGGCGACGCCGTCGGGCGCGACGCCGGGCAAGGGGCTGCGAGGGCACCCCTGGCTCACCCTCATCACCGTCGCTGTGGGGGTCATGATGGTGGCCCTCGACGGCACCATCGTGGCCATAGCCAACCCCGCGATACAAAAGGACCTCGGCGCGACCTTCGCCCAGGTCCAGTGGATCACCAACGGATACTTCCTCGCCCTCGCGGTCTCCCTGATCACCGCGGGCAAGCTCGGCGACCGCTTCGGTCACCGGCAGACCTTCCTCATCGGCGTCGTCGGCTTCGCCGCCGCCTCGGGGGCCATCGGTCTGTCCGACAGCATCGCGCTGGTCGTCACCTTCCGCGTCCTCCAGGGCCTCTTCGGCGCGCTGCTGATGCCGGCCGCGCTCGGCCTGCTGCGGGCCACCTTCCCGGCCGACAAGCTCAACATGGCGATCGGCATCTGGGGCATGGTCATCGGCGCGTCCACCGCGGGCGGCCCGATCCTCGGCGGCGTGCTCGTCGAGCACGTCAACTGGCAGTCGGTGTTCTTCATCAACGTGCCGGTCGGTGTCCTCGCGGTCGTCCTCGGTGTCTGGATCCTCCTCGACCATCGTGCCGAGAACGCCCCGCGCTCCTTCGACCTCCCGGGTATCGCCCTGCTGTCCGCCGCGATGTTCTGCCTGGTCTGGGCCCTGATCAAGGCTCCGGAGTGGGGCTGGGGCGACAGTAGGACGTGGGCGTTCGTCATCGCGTCGGTCGTGGGCTTCGCGCTGTTCGCCTTCTGGGAGACGAAGGTCAGGGAGCCGCTGATCCCGCTGGCACTGTTCCGTTCCGTCCCGCTGTCCGCGGGTGTCGTGCTGATGATCCTGATGGCCATCGCCTTCATGGGCGGGCTGTTCTTCGTGACGTTCTACCTCCAGAACGTGCACGGCATGAGCCCGATCGACGCCGGTCTTCACCTGCTCCCGCTCACCGGCATGATGATCGTCGGCTCCCCGCTCGCCGGCGCGATGATCACCAAGGTCGGCCCGCGGATCCCGCTCGCGGGCGGCATGACGCTCACCGCGATCGCCATGTACGGCATGTCCACGCTGGAGACCGACACGGGCAGCGGCCTGATGTCGCTCTGGTTCGCCCTGCTGGGCCTCGGCCTGGCGCCGGTCATGGTCGGCGCCACGGAGGTCATCGTCGGCAACGCGCCGATGGAGCTGTCCGGTGTCGCCGGTGGACTCCAGCAGGCCGCCATGCAGATCGGCGGCAGCCTCGGCACGGCCGTGCTGGGCGCCGTGATGGCCTCCAAGGTCGACAGCGACCTCGCGGGCAACTGGGAGAAGGCCGGGCTCCCGCCGCTGACGTCCGAGCAGGAGCACCAGGCGTCCGAGGCCGTCCAGGTCGGTGTCCCGCCGGTGGCGCCGGGGACGCCGGACGCGATCGCCGCGAAGATCACGGGCGTCGCGCACGACACGTTCATCTCCGGCATGAGCGCGGCGTCGCTCGTGGCCGCCGGCGTTGCCGTGGTGGCGGTGCTGGTGGCGTTCCTCACCAAGCGCGGTGAGAACGCGGGCGCCGGCGCGGGCGCGGCGCACATCTGA